A genomic region of Chitinimonas arctica contains the following coding sequences:
- a CDS encoding replication protein: MSAVLRLVHSAEPTARPEAPRMQDGFIRIPNGLFDALLSADIPARHLKVALAVIRKTYGFGKQSDDVTITQLAEVAGIHRPDASKAFQALLAANIVSASKGRHGSVVSINAPEMWDFTPYQNATVSATNVADCYGQTSQNATHNRQLQKTVITSSLRSEVVDVPEKRVSKAKPPVVPCQQVLDAYNAELGDSLPRAQMLNDKRQKAIGARWKQMLGTTNPAGKLRFDDTASGIEWFAKLFRKVRMNPHWMGENEDATWTASFDWIMGPENFMKVLEYRQAGRGNA; the protein is encoded by the coding sequence ATGAGCGCAGTCCTTCGCCTGGTTCATTCTGCCGAGCCCACTGCTCGGCCGGAGGCGCCGCGCATGCAAGACGGCTTTATCCGCATTCCGAACGGTCTGTTCGATGCACTGCTGAGCGCCGATATCCCGGCTCGCCATCTCAAGGTGGCATTGGCGGTGATCCGCAAGACCTATGGCTTCGGCAAGCAGTCCGACGACGTCACCATCACCCAGCTGGCAGAGGTGGCGGGTATCCATCGTCCGGATGCCAGCAAGGCTTTCCAAGCCCTGCTCGCGGCCAACATCGTGTCGGCAAGCAAGGGTCGGCATGGCTCGGTGGTGTCGATCAATGCCCCGGAAATGTGGGATTTCACCCCGTATCAAAACGCTACGGTGAGCGCTACGAACGTAGCGGATTGCTACGGACAAACGTCGCAAAACGCTACACACAATAGACAACTCCAAAAGACAGTTATTACTTCCTCACTTCGTTCGGAAGTTGTCGACGTGCCGGAAAAGCGGGTCAGCAAGGCAAAGCCTCCAGTCGTGCCCTGCCAGCAGGTGCTGGACGCCTACAACGCCGAGCTGGGTGACAGCTTGCCCCGAGCGCAGATGCTGAACGACAAGCGCCAGAAAGCCATCGGCGCCCGCTGGAAGCAAATGCTGGGGACCACCAACCCGGCCGGCAAGCTGCGTTTCGACGACACCGCATCCGGCATCGAGTGGTTCGCCAAGCTGTTCCGCAAGGTCCGCATGAACCCGCACTGGATGGGCGAGAACGAGGACGCCACATGGACGGCCAGCTTCGACTGGATCATGGGGCCAGAAAATTTTATGAAAGTTTTGGAATACCGCCAGGCGGGCAGAGGTAATGCATGA
- a CDS encoding replicative DNA helicase → MSAPHDLPYDELADVNAQALAGYLPPCNVNAEQSVLGGLMLQPERLHDIPVLKSEHFHHEAHRLIFAAISRLVVACKPADVISVCAELDLRGELNAVGSLGYLGHIAENVPSAANIKRYAEIVFEHALERGLLIAAAEISDLAVERSGRTVAERQAEAVRLLSGIADAAATDSGPTTMAEGVRRGTNEIMDRMDRGDALGGLSTGLAGLDKLLDGLKPGDLIVIGGRPSMGKSALGLGFAIAAGLNGQTVSYNSLEMQASKLSKRAVAFVGAINLTRMKTGRMTPDEYTAYTVAATKLSDAPIWIEDRSGQTLERIAAEARTMKRKRGLVMLVIDHLHLMPIKGENRAQALGRVSAGLKELAMELGIPVVLLAQLNRDSAKGGAVRRPTLPDLRDSGAIEQDADVVIFVHREEYYDPNASVGEAELIVAKHRDGEIGTVRVGWQAECTRFIDTPPSWSLKQKAAAKRWQEEEL, encoded by the coding sequence ATGAGCGCACCACACGATCTTCCCTACGACGAACTGGCCGACGTGAACGCCCAAGCCCTGGCTGGCTATCTGCCGCCGTGCAATGTGAACGCGGAGCAAAGCGTGCTGGGTGGCCTGATGCTGCAACCGGAACGGCTGCACGACATTCCCGTCCTGAAGTCCGAGCATTTCCACCACGAAGCGCATCGCTTGATCTTCGCTGCCATCTCGCGCCTGGTGGTCGCCTGCAAGCCGGCCGACGTGATTTCCGTCTGTGCTGAACTGGACCTGCGTGGCGAACTGAATGCGGTGGGTAGCTTGGGCTACCTGGGCCACATCGCCGAGAACGTGCCGAGTGCCGCCAACATCAAGCGCTATGCCGAAATCGTGTTCGAGCATGCCTTGGAGCGCGGCCTGCTGATCGCTGCAGCGGAAATCTCCGACTTGGCGGTGGAGCGTAGCGGCCGGACGGTGGCGGAACGCCAGGCGGAAGCGGTTCGCCTGCTGTCCGGTATCGCCGATGCCGCCGCGACCGACTCGGGGCCGACAACGATGGCGGAGGGCGTTCGCCGGGGCACCAATGAAATCATGGACCGGATGGATCGCGGTGACGCCTTGGGCGGGCTTTCCACTGGCCTCGCTGGGCTGGACAAATTGTTGGATGGCTTGAAGCCGGGCGACCTGATCGTCATCGGTGGCCGCCCGTCGATGGGCAAGTCCGCCCTTGGTTTGGGATTCGCGATTGCTGCCGGCCTCAATGGTCAGACGGTTTCGTACAACAGTTTGGAAATGCAAGCGTCCAAGCTGAGCAAGCGTGCCGTGGCCTTCGTCGGGGCCATCAATCTTACCCGCATGAAAACGGGGCGGATGACGCCTGACGAGTACACCGCCTACACCGTGGCAGCGACCAAGCTGTCGGATGCGCCGATCTGGATCGAGGACCGTTCCGGTCAGACCCTGGAACGCATTGCCGCCGAGGCCCGCACCATGAAGCGCAAGCGGGGTCTGGTGATGCTGGTGATCGACCACCTGCACTTGATGCCCATCAAAGGTGAAAACCGCGCCCAAGCGCTGGGCCGTGTGTCCGCCGGGCTGAAGGAGCTGGCAATGGAGCTGGGCATTCCCGTCGTGCTGCTGGCGCAGTTGAACCGGGACAGCGCCAAGGGCGGTGCAGTGCGTCGCCCGACCCTGCCGGACCTGCGTGACTCCGGCGCTATCGAGCAGGACGCCGACGTGGTGATCTTCGTGCACCGCGAGGAGTACTACGACCCGAACGCGAGCGTGGGTGAAGCAGAGCTGATCGTCGCGAAGCATCGCGACGGTGAAATCGGCACGGTGCGCGTGGGCTGGCAGGCGGAATGCACCCGCTTTATCGACACCCCGCCGAGCTGGTCGCTCAAGCAGAAGGCAGCGGCCAAGCGCTGGCAGGAGGAAGAGCTATGA
- a CDS encoding Cro/CI family transcriptional regulator, which produces MQKAFVIRNFGSGSETARALRIKPPSVSKWPEELPDSAVGRIARLRPDALRAWWKEQRKHRQAA; this is translated from the coding sequence ATGCAGAAAGCATTCGTGATCCGCAATTTCGGCAGCGGGTCGGAAACAGCCAGGGCGCTGCGTATCAAGCCGCCATCGGTATCGAAGTGGCCGGAAGAACTGCCCGATTCGGCAGTGGGGCGTATCGCCCGTTTACGTCCCGATGCGCTGCGCGCTTGGTGGAAAGAACAACGCAAGCACCGTCAAGCTGCGTAG
- a CDS encoding DnaB-like helicase C-terminal domain-containing protein — MSDRTGMRNHPKSRPGIADADQKMTQGIEQQMNQINVANELTTGLKDLDDLLGGGLQRGQLVLVDGPSGIGKTALGLGIATANAHKGVPAAFHSLDKQPEHLGARLLATVGGADLRRLRSGQLSDDDVTRCHFASDQLSHFPMWVPVRDHRTVAQIAKEAR, encoded by the coding sequence ATGAGCGACCGGACTGGCATGCGTAACCACCCCAAATCAAGACCTGGCATCGCTGATGCCGACCAAAAAATGACCCAAGGAATTGAGCAGCAAATGAATCAAATCAACGTAGCGAATGAACTGACCACTGGCCTGAAGGATCTGGACGACCTGCTGGGTGGCGGTTTGCAGCGGGGCCAGTTGGTCCTGGTCGATGGCCCGTCGGGCATCGGCAAGACAGCCCTGGGCTTGGGTATCGCCACGGCGAATGCGCATAAGGGCGTGCCGGCCGCCTTTCACAGCTTGGACAAGCAGCCAGAACATTTGGGCGCGCGCCTTCTTGCTACGGTAGGTGGTGCAGATCTCCGCCGACTGCGCAGCGGCCAACTGTCCGACGACGATGTCACCCGCTGCCATTTCGCCTCCGATCAGCTATCACATTTTCCGATGTGGGTTCCAGTTCGTGACCACCGCACGGTCGCGCAGATCGCCAAGGAGGCCCGCTAA